The Juglans regia cultivar Chandler chromosome 11, Walnut 2.0, whole genome shotgun sequence genome contains the following window.
TCCTTAATCgctaagaagaaaataaaaaataaaacattcagAACACTTTTTggatcccgaattcgggacgTTTAGCACTTCTCAAAAGAAAACGACTTagtattggcaatggcctagatTTTGAATAAAACTTGAGGTTTTGGCTAAAATCAAAACTTTTGAAGAGGTTAATTTATATTGGACTAGTCATtctaaagtcaaaataatactgtaatattatatattttaataatttttttgatttttgatttttatattttacaaatacactcaatatgttaattaataatttaagtgTTACCgtccaaacaaattatttaacatgaaGAATAAATGATGATAAaggaaatactttttaataaaatattcttttgattGGTGAATAGTAACTCATCAAATATGGCTTTTGTTTTCCATTTACTATAGCTCATAATTTAACTTGAAGTGATTTGGCTAGTCTAATACagttgattttgagaaaatttagtcaaaatttggacTTGACGagcatttggctagtccaatgtcaGTGCTCTTAGACAAATAGCTTTCCTTGGTTGTTGACAATTGaacagaaaaataatgaaaacagaAATTGGATTACGAAACTCAACTCCCTTTGTGTTTTCTGGGAATGACTGCAGGAATGTTCTGAAGGCCACGATTAATGTACCAAACATGGGAGAAGTCAACTTCAACTGCACCCTTCTTGATAATCTTGATGAGAATTGGCGGATGAAGCAGGTAAATGCCATAATCCAGTCTAGTGATGAGCCTCACATTTTAGCTGGAGGTATCAATTCACTCGATGAAACAGATTACTCCCCAGAAAGATGGACTGACATTGTGAAGGTAAATGTAACACGACCTCTCGATCGCGCCTCTCTGAATAATCATCGGTAAAATTTGGCGATGATAGTTCAAAAATATCGTTGGACTACCATAAATATATAGTAGTGTAATCTTTactatagattatatatatactacactCTCATTTCacttctattttattattttgtcaccatccataaattttagattaatgcctatttttctaaataaataaatggttgATGGACAATACCACGTAAATATAGTGGGATAAAAGTATGATATTGCGAGGATAGTATGTAACACAGAATTGTACAGAAAACTATATTACTGTATGGTATCAACAGTAACCTAACTGATAAAGTACATTTATTTTCATCTATGGATTGATCATGTGGTGCAGTATCATGAGGAGATTGGAAAGCCAACACCAAAGGTGGAAGTGATGAAATTTTTGAAGAGTAAACAGTATTCAGATGCTAAGGAATTTGCAGGGGAATGCGAGTCAGTGGTCATGATTGCCAAAGGCCAAAGTACGAAATCTGTCACCTGATATTCTTTTGgccatattagagtctagaaCATGGAGCTAATGATCTATAATGTACATGCATGCAGGTGTGCAGGGAACATGCAAGTACGGAACTCGAGTAGATTACGTATTGGGATCCCCAAATTCACCCTACAAGTTTGTTCCAGGATCGTACTCAGTCTTCTCTTCCAAAGGAACTTCTGATCATCACATAGTCAAAGTCGATTTAGTGAAAGAAATTACCAGTACTGCTATTAGTGCTGAAGATAAAAATGTCACCAGAAAGCAGCGGCGACAACCAAAGCAGAAAGTTGTAAAGATAGCAGCAAAGTCTTCTCCATCACTTGGTATGTGGAAAACACAGACATTAAGATCAGAaagatattgatttttttttttttttttttggtcttttttcAGTTCTTAGTGCTAATTTGGTTTGATCTGTGTGTCGAAGGAATTAAGGGGGCAGAAGGGTTAtatttggatctgttttcctTCTCCTATATATGCTTTAATTTGCAAgttgtaaataatttaatactgtTTTTACTTGTACGTGTAGGAAGATACAAGGATATAAATAACATTTggtgtaacttttttttttttttttaatctacgCGATGTGTAGCAATaactaaatttaaataaaaaggtcACATATTAGAGTAATCTAAACACAATTTTAACgattaataattataagaaatttataaatatagaggAAATATGACAAAGATCAGTTATATaagctgcaaaaaaaaaaaaagagtagaaatGCATgtctcaaacttttaaaattacCTTAAAACTTAAATGATCAAATTCTAGGCATGGCATTTAACCAAAGAATGTATAACATGCAGCAGTACCAACGCTTCCGCTTCAAAATTTGTGTTATAGATTCGAAATTTATATATGTCACGCGGGATATATGGTTTGTAAAGGTACGTAGCCTTAACTTTGAAATGAATTTATCAGCCAAACCCAAATCCAttgcaaaattaaattcatgagACAGAACGATGGATGTAGGAAATTCTATATATGTTGGGAATTAAGCCAACTACTTTATGTAGTATTTTATAGAATCATTTTGCTAAAAATAACTTTCATTTTGAATGTGCAAATTTTCTAGTTGGCAATAGATATGTAAAAAGGACTCCAAAAACACAACCTAGCATCTGATCCTTCATGtactcataaaataaaatccaatcATTATCATCTTTAGAATGAAGATATATTTAACAATTATCCAAAGGGAGAGTATATTGGGTTCTCTCCTCTAACATAGCATTTGATTAGGCTAATGTTAGTGCTCTAACATAATATTTGGTTACGTCAATGGTAGTGCTCTAACATAACATTTGGTACGTCAAAGGCCTGTAGCCTGATTGACATAACTTCCAATCTCCAAAATGAATGTTTAGAGTTTGAAACCCCCTGAGCAATACTGCACAACCTcctcaacctccacacaccatatttttttaaaattttaaattttttttttttgagtttattgtttttaaattaattcaattattttattcattattcatatattaaatatttgataaaagaaataatattaaaattaaaaaaaatgtgatttgtagaagttgtgtgaatagtacATTCTCACACGTGAACTAGTTTATGCAAGTTTTATGAGTTAGGATAGAGTGCTACTAGGTCATGCCTAGGTTGGGAGGCCAACTTGGTTATCCATTCTTacagttcttctatatacagtTGGTAGATACAACCGGCATGCAGTCGTCCATGCCACAtcagatttaaaataaattgtttactCTTCTCTAAACACACAtgttctctctcatcagctcagTCTTCCTCTCATCAGCTCGGtcatctttctctctcatcagctccatctctctctctcctcagctctctctctctcatcagctccatctctctctcatcgagtGTTTCTACGTCAGCCCTGTTTGCACGCTGTTTACACCATACGCTTGCAACAAACGTTTTTCCCATTCTTACCCTTTGTTCGTCTTGAAAAAGAGTCTAATTGTGCGgttattgaatattttgatgCCAAGTTTAGCATAAAATGCTACAATTagaatctcatatatattttttctagttTAATGAAATTTcagaataaaataatgaattaattctcacacaaacacaaacacacacacatatatttatatatatatcactaacCTTAAATGCCTTTGTATAGTGTTTATTTCACTTTGGGTTAATATTGTgatgggaaaaaaacaaaaaaatactaattttggAGGGATTCACTtcattatacaaaaacaaaaaacaaaaaaaagggggaaattCTACatagaaatgataaatttttGGGGGTATTTTCTACATATATAGGATTAACCAATGCAACCATTTAATGCAACAAGATCAAACATATTTGAAACCTAAATTTAGCACTAAAAAAATCTCTCACTAtaggatttttgttttaaaaacctATAGAAACATTGTTATAGTGTTTTCACCTTTCAAACAGACCCTATTCAACTAGCAagactcttttatttttgaaaaattaattagtttacaactatacattttataaattaaaaaatatatttgcaaccgtAAATTATACAACTGtcacgtaatcgctttgaaaaaaataaattttgaaaaaaatgaataaaacatgagaccaacataaaaaaataataattttttaatagtagacattactctttttcaaagcgattacgcagtATTTACACACTTCATGATTATGtgtagaattattctttataaatttattatttatattaaatgaagagtaattttataatattaaattttattttgaataaaaataatacaattatattaCAGGACTGAAAATGGATtacaaaatagtaaaaaaattctAAGTATATTAAAACGCGTTCATTTATACCGCTCCTTgctttttaggtttttttattatttttttcatatatttttaatatttttaaaaaataaaaaaatatatcaatatatttaaaattatttttttaatcactaagtaaaaatatataaatatatatatatatatatatatatataaataaaaaataaaaaaattctgcaGCGTTACACTAGAGCGGTACATTTTGGGCCGTATGCAAGCTTTTctatattaaaaatgtaaacTCATTTTGAAAAGATATCGAATCAAATCCGCATAGCCTAACATTCTTCTCCCTAAACCTATTACCTCTTGTTTGCTCGGTGAATCGCCTGCGGGCCTTCAaccttttttcctcttttctccctcctcttcttcttcttcttgaggaAGCATGATGTCTATTCTGGGACCACCGTCCTGGGCACCAGTCCCTACGTTATTTGGCCCTACATTCTCCTCCTTCCCCTCCTCCTTCTCCTCTTCTCCCTCTTCGTCTTCTGATTCTTGAGGAAACGCAATGTCTATTCGAAGTCTTCCGTCTTGGCTATGAGTCCGTACGAACCTCGGCTGCATGTTCCTCTTCGCAACGATCAACAATCGTCCACCACTCCTCACTTTCACCAGGTTGAACATTGGCCGCCCGTCCTCGTCCAACAAGGGCAACATTGGTGGGAAATCCTTCGAACTCGTCTTCGCGCTTCTCAGGTTTTCTTTACTCACAGTCCTCCTTGAACTCAGTCCGGCCCTCGATCTCACCGTCCACAGAGACTGCACCAGCGTTGGATCTCCGTGGTCCAATCTCCCATCAATGCTCTCTGTCCAGAATTCGTACCCTTGATTATGGACCCCAGCGTCGTCTCCCAGTGCTACTTTCAAGCCTTCATATCTCTCTCGGGCGCCGCTAATTGAGCAAAGATCGTCGTCTCCGGGTGATCCGTTCAAGTTTGCATTGCTCTCTCCGGCGACGCCTGTAAAACCAAGATCACCCTCTCCGGGCGTTAATGTCTGGTCAGAATGAGCTTTTCGGGTACCAACTGAGAATGACTCGAGAACGTTTGCCGGTCGGTGTCGACTTTCCACGATGACAGCGCGCAGGCCAAAAGTTGTGGAAAGGAAAGGACTATCCCGACGCTGGTGTAATGGCTCCGTGGTGAGATGTCGGTAGTCGGAGCTCGGGCAGTGAAGAAGGAGCGAAagactctccaagaaagccagatttctttgtttcttaactttctttaatctattataatttgttcggaaagaataattatttagaatatttatattcgAAATTTCGCGCTAGTTAGTGATGACGTGGCAATCTAGTAACGGCAGGGGCAGGGGCGGACTACCGTGTCTATTTATATCGAGTCATCGACCATGGGTCAGAATAGACGGAGAAGAAAGTTGCTAAAGTCACCCGCCGACCCGGAAAGATGACAGACAAGGAGATCCTGAGGATGCTCGAGGATACCACGAAGGAAGCCTCGCGTCACCAGCTCGAGACCCTCCGGTCGATCCTAGAACGCCAGGCCGGAGTACTTTATCTCCGATCCCACCTCCAAGGCCACGATGAGCAGCCGGTAGACGCCGCCACCTTCCGTCGCGCCGTGCCGTTGTCTTCCTACGATGACTACGTTGACCACATCAATCGGATGGCCGACGGACTCGTTGACCATGATCTTCCTCTCTTGTCCGTTGATACTCTACTCTGTTTCTTCTACAGGTACTCATCTCCTCTGACACTCTTGATTTGTTTTCTATTTACtattctttcttataattgGATTTGTGTCGAGTTTGATCAATAACGGTGCATCTCAAAGCATTCATTTACCAGCTGCAAGTCACGCTTTTCGATGATTTTTTCAGTCTTGAATCGTTAGAATTCGTGTATGAAATTGTCTCTTCAGAAATATTAACAAGTAAATTCAGAAAATACAGcaatattataattacaatttaGAATCTTAGTTCGGGATTTTGCAGCTCAGGGACAAGTGCCATGAAGCCCAAATTGATCCCTTACTTTGATTCTAAGCTCTCTAAAGCAGCTTCCTTCATGGCTCACCAGGGCAGCGCCTCAATTCTTCGAAGGTAACTTATTTACGCTCTTGGATATCATTggtgttgttgttattattggTTAATATGCTCCTACAATCTAGTTTTTATATAACAAGTGAATGTGAACTTTCTTGTAGGTTGTTTCCTCCTAGGACCTCAGTGAGTAAGATCCTATGGTTTCTTTATGCCGATAACATTGCAACCACCAAAGGTGGTTTTAAGGTTATGGCCGCTTCTACATATCCCATTCATAGTGGTGCCACAAATTGGTCTCAGTTTCTATCTTGTTCTAGTCCCCGCGAAGTCATTCTTGGGTCGAATGTGGAGCACCAGATGTACTGCCACCTTCTTTGTGGTCTTAGGAACTCTGATTTTATTGATGGAATTAGAGTACCGTATGCCATAGGCTTGATCAAAGTGTTTGGTCTTTTAGAGTCCAAGTGGAAGCAGCTATGTGATGATCTTGAATGTGGGGTTCCGAGTTTGGAGATTTCTGATGTTGCAATGAGAGATTCAGTAACTGAAGTTCTTGGGGGGCCTCAACCTGAACTGTCAAGAAGAATTCGGGCAATTTGTGAGGACAAGAATTGGGGTGGGATAGTGAGTAAACTGTGGCCTAATGTAAGGTTCATTAGGTGCATTACCACAGGGAGCTTGGCTCAGTATTATCCTAAGCTTAAGCAGTATGCAGGAGAAGTACCTGTGTTAGGTGGAGACTACTTTGCTTCAGAATGCTGTGTGGGTATTAACATGGATATTACGCAGCCTCCAGAGAGGACTCGATTCATTTTGCTTCCAACTGCGGCATACTTTGagtttcttccattttcttcgGATGTGACCAATGTTGTTAGTGAAGAAACAGTAGACATTTCTGGTGTAGAGGCAGGGAAGATGTATGAAGTGATTGTCACCACTTATAGAGGATTCTATCGATATCATCTAGGTGATATTGTGAGAGTTGTTGGTTTCTATAATTCATCTCCACTAGTGGAGTTTGTGATGAGAGCTCCTAAAGCTCCTTCCGAGGTAGTGACTGAGAAAGATTTGTTACTTGCAATCGAATATTTTCAAAGTGTGTTAAGAAATGCAATGGCGGTGGAGATCACAGAGTTCTCAAGTTTCTTGGACTTAACTTTGAGCCCAAAGCTCCTGAAGGTTTACATAGAAGTTAAAGAGGAATGCATGTTTCTGCCAGAGGAAAAGATTGAGGAGTTAGTTGTTATTCTTAAAGGGTGTGGTACCTCTATTGGGGATAGCTTGGGAGACAATTACAATGTGCAGAGGAAAAGAGGTGAGATAGACCCTTTGTCAGTATCCATAGTAAAGCCCGGTAGCTTTGATGCATTATCCCAGTTAGCTATTGAAAATGGAGCACCAGCTACTCAATATAAACCTCCCAAGATTATAAGAAGTCACCAAATTGTTGACTTCATTGAAAAACGTATTCTTGTTACTGTACCTTTGGATGGTTAAGGCCCAAAAAATGGATCGGAATATTGCAATTCTTGACCCTGCATTGTTCAACTTTCATCTAGGTATGTAAAGATGCTGTATGGGCTTCCCGCAGTCATTTTATAATACAATAAGAAGCAGAAGAACTTGCCTGTTGGGCAAAACAAGTCGTAGTTCCATTTCATTGTTCCACTTTTATGTAAGACATACGCTGGATCTTTAGCCTTGGGCTAACGTaacagtacatatatatatctataagaATGGTTCTCCTTCATTTGTGTTTTGGCTTGGTTTCTTTATCTTTCTGAATGATTCATAAGACTCATAATGGATGGAATATTCATTTGAATAAGCTAATTGTAAATttactgaatatatatatatccttgggACTTTCCTGTCATGAAGTTTATGTAAACGAATCCATATGTTTCTGGGAACGATCCTTGTTGACTGCCTTCTCGGAAAAGTTTGTTCTCTTAACTGTCTAGTTGTATAAATAAATCCTCAATTTTACAAATGAGCAACAACTACTGGCACCAACTTAATCAGGCTAAAATCTGCCACCTTTGGCCCAATCTCTCAATTTAAGTGTGCATGAAGATCTGCGACATTTTTCTACATGATACATTGCATATTGCAAAAGAGTTCAGGACTTCCcaagtaaaacatttttctcttGTAATGCAAAAGAGTTCATGACTTGACAAGCTAAATACTAGGGATGGCATTCCAAAGGCCATTTTCATGTCAAAAAACTTGTAAATGACCTCCACCTCATGGATTAGAATTgcataaaaacaaaacttttctGTCAGTACGGTTTCAGATGTAGCAACTGAGAGGATTGGAACTTCCATTTCTAGCACAACTTcctttatttgagaattttctcTTTAGAAGGCGAAATACTTCAACAAGAAACAGATCAGTATACCTCTTGTAATTACTGCTCTTGCCAAGGTGTGATACAAGTGCAATATTGGCATATGCAAGTCATCAAGCTTCGAAAACCAAGATCCAAGGGGGGCGGATTACGCATATATATACCGGAGTAGTGGAAACTAAAGTTTCCACTCACGACCGATGTAACATGTTACACCAAGAGCTGCATGAAAGTTTAACTCATCATTGGCATGGATAAGGATTTCTGAACATTTTCTGACCTAAACATATAGATCTCACTGCATTAAATGTTGAAATTTGCATGTTGTGTCTCGCTCTatgaactataaaaaaatatttagataaaaagaattgtaaaGTAACAAATTATTTGTGGCAGCTCTTTTAGCTAACTATTCTCTACTCcacaaaatttacaagaatccactataaatatacatgtattttttctttacaataGGTCATGCCGTTCCAAATTCAGGAaccataaaatataaaccaacaaatcatattGCCAACTAGATATAATGTAACTCATAAAATGTCTATTCAGGAGTCCTAGGCCGGTCACTTTCGAATGTGAATGGATGATAGCCAGTTGAGCTAGACATGTGTCCTGAGCCGCTGCTGCTCGCAGATCTCTCAATATCGTCAAGCTCAGCCACTAGAGGTATCGGTCGTTCTGGGATTGAGGGAACTGAAAGGTCTGTTTCCAACATTTTCACAACTTGATCCATTGTAGGCCTAGCATATAACTGTGGATGAGAGCACAGCACTGCAATCAGAACATACTTCTCTAGAACCTCCGGCACACCTTGCTCCGGCATTCCACTTTCAATTACATCTAAAGTTCTCCCTTTCCTCACCAATGACCATGCCCAATCTGTCACAAGTGAGGGCTGGCCCTCATTGCTGCCAACGAGCGCCTTCTTTCCACTCAAAAGCTCCAGAAGCACAACCCCAAAACTATACACATCGCTTCTCTCTGTCAACTGACCATACAAAGCATATTCAGGAGCAACATAACCCATTGTCCCCGCCACCCTTGTGCTCATATGCGTCATTCCCTCCGGCGTGAACTTTGCAAGGCCAAAATCTGCCACCTTGGCCTCAAACCTCTCATCCAAAAGTATGTTACTAGCTTTGATGTCCCTATGTATGATCCCCGGTTGAGCCCCGTAATGCAGATAAGCCAATCCCCTTGCTGTCCCCAAGGCAATCTTCTGCCTCATCGGCCAACTTAGCTTAATCTCCGAAGGACCAAACAAATGGTCATGAAGACTCCCGTTCTTCATCAGATCGCACACGATGATTCTCTGGTGACCCTCAAATGGAGTTGTGGCGGTACAGTACCCTCTCAAAGCAACAAGGTTGACATGCCTAACACTCGCAATAACCTCAACCTCATGCGCGAAAGTCGCATCCCCTGCTGCAGAACAATTCTTGAACCTCTTCAATGCAACCTCGGACCCATCTGACAACGTGCCCTTGTACACATTCCCATAACCTCCTCTACCAATTATACTGTCCCTAGAGAAATTTTTGGTCGCTTTCTTGATGTCTTCGAATGTGAACCTCATCAAAGTAGTACTATCATGGATCGACTCCAGCCCAGAACCCAATCCCATCTCAATTTTACCGGCCTGTCCTCTGTTCTTCATGCTCATAGTCAAtccctcatttcttcttcttcttcttcttcgcaaCAAAAACCAAACCCCACCAATCAGGAGCAAAGTCCCGACACCGCAAGCAATCAAGGCAATCAAGATTACCTTCCACCGATTACTTTTGGAACTCGAGGACGTAAAATTGAGCGAGAAGAGGCACTTGGCGGTTCCTGTATCTGTAGGCCCGTACAGATTGGCGAACGCAGCCGCGTAAATAAAGGGATATGCCGCGCAGTCAGAGACGTTGCCGATGGAGGGTCCGGTCAGGTACGAGGCCTGAAGGGTGGAGAGGCTGGTAGTGCAGGTGGCGCAGGGGGAGTTGTTCTCGAGGGACTGGTTGCAGCTGGTGACGACTTCGTCCAGGGTTTGCTGGGAGACAGTATTCTCGAACTGGGCCCTGGTCGTGATGTTCATGCAGCCCTCGGAGATCCAGTCGGTCTGGAAGCCGCAGGAGGATCGGATGTTCAAGCCGGGAAGGTAATTGACGATGAGAGCTTGGTAAGCGGACCAGCATGACTCGGACGAGTTGAGTGGGGGGAGGAACGAGTTGGTGAGCTGGAGGTAATGAGACAAGACGAGTCGGAGGCCCTGGCGGATGTTCTGGCACTGGGAGGCCAGGCCTACTTTGGGGCCGTTTTGGATGAACGGTTGGAGGACGCCGAAGTCGAGAGGGCACGGATCGGAGTTGTTTTGTTGGGAAAGGGTCGGGGAGGGTAGGACTAAAGCCAAAGCCATGGCCACAACGAAGAAACGGAAGAGGATCATCGGTTTTTGGAGTTAGATACTGGCTATGGAGGTTTTGCTTTCGAGGGGGTTGGAGTGGAAGTGTGATGCTTTGGTCAAGCCAGCCAGTTTGACAGTCTTGAATGCTTGCTTCAGCCTTTGGGAGGAAAGTGAGTATGAGATGAAGAGGAGAGAAGGTGAGGGGGCAGTGGCGGCAGACTGCAGTTTCCAGGAACACCACTCGGGACCAAAAACGCACACCAGAAAAGATAACATAATTCACGTCCACTGGTCAAAATTGTTCAGATTTTACTTTCTTCCAAACATATACTCTACCAAGATTTCACTGGATCAGTAATGATAACCacgtaatataaaattaaaatatttttaaaaaataatattacttttataaaatagttaacaaaaaatattttttattttaaaataccccattaaaaagaaaaggccaaacaaacaatatttaaatcgCAATTATGGCCAAACAAATAGTATTTAAATAGAGCATAAAATGGTTTTGGCTGGCTACCACGGCCGGCCAATAATTTGGTAAAGCCACTGCAGCAAAGCCAAAAAGTTAGggctatttttttacaattttcttttaactttcaCAGCTGATAATGCGCTTATTAGTAGTTGGAATTAAATACTGTTAGGTTTATTATTAAACTGGGTTTTATTCAGAAAGTGGCAGGCAATAGTgcttttaaaggaaaaatatgtagttgattttacatatgagatgagcgaagataaaaattaaaaattaaaaaaaatatattattaaaaaatattttttaatattatttttattttaaaatttttaaaaaaaaatatttattttattttatgtaagagattaaaaaaaatttataataattaaataaaataagaatgattatgaaaacaaataaatggtTATACTTTCCACTATTATATTGTGTACAGTATCATGGGAAGCTTCGAGTTGTCTTGCCGTCAATATAAAACTTTTCTCtcagataataataataaaataattagtgtTCATAAAGTAGAGAAGTCTATGCACATCTCTACAGAAGTCATAGAATAAACGGCAGCCGATTCAAAGAAAAAGGGCATAATAAACATTTTCAATCGCCAATTTCAACTCCTAACTGCTATTAGTCTTTTCACACCATACGCTAAGAGGATGCTAATGTTCATTTGTTGACAAACGGTTCGTGGTGTTTAAAACGTGAGAATTGAATTGGTACTCGCTTTggattaaatatgataaaaataaataaataactataattattttctaaggattcctaattatttttaataactaaatGAATCAGTACGTACAAATGTTTAAGTTAGTCTGTGTGTTGTTTTTTAGATAGTCGCTTGGTTAAGCTTGAATTGAGCtcgatttttgaaaaaaaaaaaaatgtcaatctTTAAAGTAGAAATTCATTCGATTAATAAATGACACATAGTTGATTAAGTTCAACTCAATCCGATTAAGACCAGCTTGTTTATGTCCAACTCGACTCATTAACTTAATTTGATTAAAACTCTTTCTTACATAATtgagtgtgtgtatatatatatatatatatatatattaaatttaaaaatataagcatgGCAACCTTTATAATTACATATGTAGCATTTAACCTAGTTTTATATGCCTACATCTTAAATATAGTGTATGGTTATATCTTATAGTGAGTTATTTTATTGAGCGCTAGAAAATGTCTGATTTCTTATAGTGTTAGTTACTTAGGTACTTATTATAGtagttattttataatatgtatatataaaatattataaaggtTCAATGCtaatatatgtaaacattatatatattattaataagtaAATTATATAAGCATGTGACATATGATTATTAGGGATAAATATCGTATATAGTGGCGGAACCAAGAATTTGTTTTAGGGGCTCCAAGCAAagctaaaactataataaaatattttttgttatatttctatACAATTTTTTCTGTGCTATGAAACAATTTGATAATAAgacctaaaataaaaataaaatacgtttAATACAACttatgtattaaaaaagtatatgatatatcaaaagtaatatattattgaaataacataaagatactcatacaaatatatcaaataaaagaagtacaaaatttctaaaattataacttacgttcttttaaaaaaataaaaacatcaaatattaaatataaaattagacttataaataattaatttataaaatcaaaataattttatagaatgaGATCAAGATGATTTTTTAGAGGAAgt
Protein-coding sequences here:
- the LOC109010942 gene encoding probable LRR receptor-like serine/threonine-protein kinase RKF3 — translated: MILFRFFVVAMALALVLPSPTLSQQNNSDPCPLDFGVLQPFIQNGPKVGLASQCQNIRQGLRLVLSHYLQLTNSFLPPLNSSESCWSAYQALIVNYLPGLNIRSSCGFQTDWISEGCMNITTRAQFENTVSQQTLDEVVTSCNQSLENNSPCATCTTSLSTLQASYLTGPSIGNVSDCAAYPFIYAAAFANLYGPTDTGTAKCLFSLNFTSSSSKSNRWKVILIALIACGVGTLLLIGGVWFLLRRRRRRRNEGLTMSMKNRGQAGKIEMGLGSGLESIHDSTTLMRFTFEDIKKATKNFSRDSIIGRGGYGNVYKGTLSDGSEVALKRFKNCSAAGDATFAHEVEVIASVRHVNLVALRGYCTATTPFEGHQRIIVCDLMKNGSLHDHLFGPSEIKLSWPMRQKIALGTARGLAYLHYGAQPGIIHRDIKASNILLDERFEAKVADFGLAKFTPEGMTHMSTRVAGTMGYVAPEYALYGQLTERSDVYSFGVVLLELLSGKKALVGSNEGQPSLVTDWAWSLVRKGRTLDVIESGMPEQGVPEVLEKYVLIAVLCSHPQLYARPTMDQVVKMLETDLSVPSIPERPIPLVAELDDIERSASSSGSGHMSSSTGYHPFTFESDRPRTPE
- the LOC109010958 gene encoding uncharacterized protein LOC109010958, with product NYSFRTNYNRLKKVKKQRNLAFLESLSLLLHCPSSDYRHLTTEPLHQRRDSPFLSTTFGLRAVIVESRHRPANVLESFSVGTRKAHSDQTLTPGEGDLGFTGVAGESNANLNGSPGDDDLCSISGARERYEGLKVALGDDAGVHNQGYEFWTESIDGRLDHGDPTLVQSLWTVRSRAGLSSRRTVSKENLRSAKTSSKDFPPMLPLLDEDGRPMFNLVKVRSGGRLLIVAKRNMQPRFVRTHSQDGRLRIDIAFPQESEDEEGEEEKEEGKEENVGPNNVGTGAQDGGPRIDIMLPQEEEEEEGEKRKKG
- the LOC109010940 gene encoding probable indole-3-acetic acid-amido synthetase GH3.6 → MTDKEILRMLEDTTKEASRHQLETLRSILERQAGVLYLRSHLQGHDEQPVDAATFRRAVPLSSYDDYVDHINRMADGLVDHDLPLLSVDTLLCFFYSSGTSAMKPKLIPYFDSKLSKAASFMAHQGSASILRRLFPPRTSVSKILWFLYADNIATTKGGFKVMAASTYPIHSGATNWSQFLSCSSPREVILGSNVEHQMYCHLLCGLRNSDFIDGIRVPYAIGLIKVFGLLESKWKQLCDDLECGVPSLEISDVAMRDSVTEVLGGPQPELSRRIRAICEDKNWGGIVSKLWPNVRFIRCITTGSLAQYYPKLKQYAGEVPVLGGDYFASECCVGINMDITQPPERTRFILLPTAAYFEFLPFSSDVTNVVSEETVDISGVEAGKMYEVIVTTYRGFYRYHLGDIVRVVGFYNSSPLVEFVMRAPKAPSEVVTEKDLLLAIEYFQSVLRNAMAVEITEFSSFLDLTLSPKLLKVYIEVKEECMFLPEEKIEELVVILKGCGTSIGDSLGDNYNVQRKRGEIDPLSVSIVKPGSFDALSQLAIENGAPATQYKPPKIIRSHQIVDFIEKRILVTVPLDG